From Funiculus sociatus GB2-C1, a single genomic window includes:
- a CDS encoding Uma2 family endonuclease has protein sequence MITTSIPAEQRTVLPSISWETLEALLIETGEDRGWRFAYDGSTLELMTPLFEHENPKIQFDRLIFALAEELDIEIKSAGSTTLKRQIANRGIEPDNCYYIQNELAVRGKQKLDLETDPPPDLAIEIDITSSSVNKFDIYSALGVTELWRYDGGNLKFYQLTEGKYIESELSITFFLVSVNEISKFIEQSKTVGEIALLKSFRAWVRDKIATR, from the coding sequence ATGATTACAACCTCTATTCCAGCAGAACAAAGAACCGTGCTACCCAGCATCAGCTGGGAAACTTTAGAAGCCTTGCTGATAGAAACAGGTGAGGATAGAGGCTGGCGGTTTGCTTATGACGGAAGCACTCTAGAACTTATGACCCCGCTTTTTGAACATGAAAACCCCAAAATTCAATTTGACCGCTTAATCTTTGCCTTAGCTGAAGAACTAGATATTGAAATAAAAAGCGCTGGTTCTACTACTTTGAAACGACAAATAGCCAATCGAGGCATAGAACCAGATAATTGTTACTATATCCAAAACGAACTAGCAGTCAGAGGTAAGCAAAAACTCGATTTAGAAACCGATCCGCCGCCAGATTTAGCAATTGAAATCGATATTACCAGCAGTTCTGTTAACAAGTTTGATATTTACTCAGCGCTGGGAGTCACTGAACTCTGGAGATATGACGGAGGAAATTTAAAATTTTATCAGCTAACAGAAGGAAAATATATTGAGTCTGAATTAAGCATTACCTTTTTCCTAGTATCGGTAAATGAAATCAGCAAGTTTATCGAGCAAAGTAAAACTGTGGGAGAAATTGCGCTGTTAAAATCATTTCGAGCTTGGGTGAGAGATAAAATAGCCACTAGATAG
- a CDS encoding SufS family cysteine desulfurase, with protein sequence MTLTKDRTLADKVRADFPILHQEVNGKPLVYLDNAATSQKPLAVLNAIRDYYEQYNSNVHRGVHTLSAKATDAYEGARDKVAAFVNAASRQEIIYTRNASEAINLIAYSWGMNNLQRGDEIILSVMEHHSNLIPWQFVAQRTGAVLKFVELTPDGMFDLEHFKSLISDKTKLVSTVYVSNTLGCINPVKSITEIAHKYGAKVLIDACQAAPHMVLNVQAVDCDWLVASGHKMCAPTGIGFLYGKLDLLRSMPPFLGGGEMIADVFLDHATYADLPHKFEAGTPSIGEAIALGAAVDYLSGIGMKNIHTYEAELTAYLFQQLQQIPEIKTYGPQPTSTGEGRAALAAFTAGDVHPHDLSTILDQAGIAIRAGHHCTQPLHRYLKVQSTARASLYFYNTREEIDVFIASLKEAVEFFGSIFG encoded by the coding sequence TATCTAGACAATGCTGCCACATCCCAAAAACCTCTGGCGGTGCTAAACGCCATTCGGGATTACTATGAGCAGTACAATTCAAACGTACACCGGGGTGTTCACACACTTAGCGCTAAAGCTACAGACGCTTATGAAGGTGCTAGAGACAAAGTTGCTGCTTTCGTAAATGCAGCCTCGCGTCAGGAAATTATCTACACCCGCAACGCCAGCGAAGCGATTAACTTAATCGCTTACAGTTGGGGGATGAACAATTTGCAGCGAGGGGATGAAATCATCCTCTCCGTAATGGAACACCATAGCAATCTAATTCCTTGGCAGTTCGTAGCGCAAAGAACGGGCGCGGTGCTGAAGTTTGTAGAACTAACACCAGACGGAATGTTTGATTTAGAACACTTTAAATCTCTAATTTCCGACAAAACAAAACTGGTTAGCACTGTTTATGTTTCTAACACATTGGGATGTATTAACCCAGTTAAATCGATAACCGAAATCGCTCACAAATACGGTGCCAAAGTCTTAATTGACGCTTGCCAAGCTGCACCTCACATGGTGTTAAACGTGCAAGCGGTAGACTGCGATTGGCTAGTCGCCTCCGGTCACAAAATGTGCGCCCCGACTGGGATTGGCTTTCTCTACGGTAAGCTAGACTTACTGCGTTCCATGCCTCCCTTCTTAGGCGGTGGGGAGATGATTGCGGATGTGTTCCTCGACCATGCTACTTATGCAGATTTACCGCATAAGTTTGAAGCCGGAACGCCATCAATTGGGGAAGCGATCGCTCTCGGTGCTGCTGTAGATTATCTTAGTGGCATTGGTATGAAAAATATCCATACCTACGAAGCCGAATTAACAGCTTATCTCTTCCAACAGTTGCAGCAAATCCCAGAAATTAAAACCTATGGGCCACAACCCACCAGCACTGGAGAAGGTAGAGCTGCACTCGCTGCATTCACCGCTGGAGATGTCCACCCTCACGACTTATCCACCATCTTAGATCAAGCTGGCATCGCCATTCGCGCCGGACACCACTGCACCCAACCCTTACACCGTTACTTGAAAGTACAATCTACTGCACGGGCGAGTTTGTATTTCTACAACACCCGCGAAGAAATTGACGTTTTCATCGCATCTTTAAAAGAAGCTGTCGAATTTTTTGGCAGTATCTTCGGCTAA